From the Fibrobacter sp. UWB4 genome, one window contains:
- a CDS encoding glycoside hydrolase family 9 protein, which yields MSVKIHYCHVGYAPAESKTFLIAFSEGDVLTVGKSAVSVRFKILDFESCVVYEGLAEKIGTPEYTGELLYKGDFSPVKNPGQYRIVLDDFNSESHLFEISDEWLKREVKANIKSFYYQRSGVELPAKYAGAWARPAAHLDDALEFHPTMNRPGVWNAHGGWYDAGDYGKYIVNGGVSVATLMLACELRKDSGFVGGASFKESFEQPVSLLDEVRFELEFFLRMQDDDGGVFFKVTPYRWDGFVTPSESDASQKRYILGKSTSSALNFAGALAQAHHVYADVDSEFAEKCLFASIRAYLWAEKNPEVEWPHNTEGSGGYGDPDLGDDFFWARAMLYRELKNVESIADVGVAGLLERLEFQIPVDMDLYLPTYGMQWRSTQNLAWYALATMDCKWCDRARMAFKYTADEILHLQNEDPYRLSIRKFIWGSNGDIANHALTLYLAYEWLHDSKYRNAAMEQIEFVYGKNPVDVCFVTGSAWSSPKFPHHRISHSDGVLEPVPGLVVGGINEDRQDMHRNPHYLGEARGMSYADEQSSFASNEVAINWSAPLTAALLLLSV from the coding sequence ATGAGCGTCAAAATCCATTACTGCCATGTCGGGTACGCCCCAGCTGAATCAAAAACTTTTCTGATAGCCTTTTCTGAAGGTGACGTATTGACCGTTGGTAAATCTGCCGTATCGGTTCGGTTTAAAATATTGGATTTTGAATCGTGCGTGGTCTACGAGGGCCTTGCCGAAAAAATTGGTACGCCCGAATATACGGGTGAACTTTTGTACAAAGGCGATTTTTCGCCGGTGAAAAATCCTGGGCAATATCGGATCGTCCTGGATGATTTTAATTCCGAATCGCATTTGTTTGAAATCTCGGACGAGTGGCTCAAACGCGAAGTCAAGGCGAACATCAAGTCGTTCTATTATCAGCGGAGCGGCGTTGAGCTGCCTGCAAAATATGCTGGCGCCTGGGCTCGCCCGGCAGCGCATTTGGATGATGCGCTTGAGTTTCATCCGACGATGAACCGTCCTGGCGTCTGGAATGCACATGGCGGTTGGTACGATGCCGGCGATTACGGCAAGTATATTGTGAATGGCGGCGTAAGTGTTGCAACTTTGATGCTTGCCTGCGAATTGCGTAAGGATTCTGGATTTGTTGGTGGCGCCTCGTTTAAGGAATCGTTTGAACAGCCGGTGAGCTTGCTTGACGAAGTCCGCTTTGAGCTGGAATTTTTCTTGCGTATGCAAGATGACGATGGCGGCGTTTTCTTCAAGGTGACTCCTTACCGCTGGGATGGCTTTGTGACTCCGTCTGAATCGGATGCATCGCAGAAGCGCTACATTCTTGGCAAGTCAACGTCTTCCGCGCTCAACTTTGCCGGGGCCTTGGCGCAGGCGCATCATGTCTATGCAGATGTCGATAGTGAATTTGCGGAGAAGTGCTTGTTTGCAAGCATTCGCGCATACCTCTGGGCCGAAAAGAATCCTGAAGTCGAATGGCCGCACAATACCGAAGGCAGCGGCGGCTATGGGGACCCTGATCTGGGCGATGACTTTTTCTGGGCGCGCGCGATGCTGTACCGGGAACTGAAGAATGTCGAAAGCATTGCCGATGTCGGAGTTGCGGGCTTGCTGGAACGATTGGAATTCCAAATCCCTGTTGATATGGATTTGTACTTGCCGACGTACGGAATGCAGTGGCGTTCGACGCAGAACTTGGCTTGGTATGCTCTTGCGACTATGGACTGCAAGTGGTGTGACCGTGCGCGGATGGCTTTTAAATACACCGCTGACGAAATCTTGCATTTGCAAAATGAAGATCCTTATCGCCTTTCGATCCGCAAATTTATTTGGGGGAGCAATGGCGATATTGCAAACCATGCGCTTACTTTGTATTTGGCGTATGAATGGCTTCACGATTCGAAGTACCGCAATGCTGCAATGGAGCAGATTGAATTTGTTTACGGTAAAAATCCGGTTGACGTGTGCTTTGTAACGGGTTCTGCATGGAGTTCCCCGAAGTTCCCGCACCACCGCATTAGCCATTCTGATGGGGTTCTTGAACCTGTGCCAGGGCTTGTTGTTGGCGGCATTAACGAGGACCGCCAGGACATGCACAGAAATCCGCATTACTTGGGCGAGGCCCGCGGTATGTCGTATGCTGATGAACAGAGTTCTTTTGCAAGTAACGAAGTCGCGATCAACTGGAGTGCGCCATTGACCGCAGCACTGTTGCTGCTCAGCGTTTAA